Proteins from a single region of Chloroherpeton thalassium ATCC 35110:
- the xseA gene encoding exodeoxyribonuclease VII large subunit, producing the protein MTAKTYTVSALTDAIRASLEQTFPDFSLRGEISNFKRHSSGHIYFTLKDSGAQIPVIIWRSLAQKLRFEMQDGLEIVVEGRLEVYPPSGRYQVICTNVSPVGEGILQQAFARLMQTLAKDGLFDDAHKKDLPRLPELIGVVTSPTGAVIQDIQTVLARRYPAAQLTLFPVRVQGEEAMAEIVAAISYFNRQTGKNRPDVLIVGRGGGSLEDLWAFNEESVARAIFASGIPIISAVGHETDITIADLVADVRAATPSMAAELAAPSHDEIQASIDGALQQMAFSIASKIEGNYRQVNSILGSYAFNRPVRTIENKRQQVENQIQQMERGLVQKWMQADARFKLAEGKLYLLGHENILKRGYALVLKDGKPIRQASSLSAGDLAKLKFQDGEKTVRVEDDEK; encoded by the coding sequence ATGACTGCCAAAACATACACCGTTTCAGCGCTTACCGACGCCATCAGAGCATCATTGGAGCAAACTTTTCCTGATTTTTCGCTTCGGGGCGAAATCTCCAATTTCAAGCGGCATTCATCCGGCCATATTTATTTTACTTTGAAAGACTCTGGCGCACAAATTCCAGTGATTATCTGGCGTAGCCTTGCCCAAAAGCTTCGTTTTGAAATGCAAGACGGTTTAGAAATTGTGGTAGAAGGGCGTTTGGAAGTGTATCCGCCGTCGGGGCGCTATCAGGTGATTTGCACGAATGTGTCGCCTGTTGGCGAAGGCATTTTGCAGCAGGCTTTCGCGCGGCTGATGCAAACGCTTGCCAAAGACGGTTTGTTTGATGACGCGCATAAAAAAGATCTGCCTCGTTTGCCAGAGCTGATTGGTGTTGTCACGTCGCCGACGGGCGCAGTGATTCAGGATATCCAAACCGTGCTCGCGCGGCGCTATCCGGCGGCGCAGCTAACCCTTTTTCCCGTGCGTGTTCAAGGTGAAGAAGCAATGGCGGAAATCGTTGCGGCGATTTCGTATTTCAATAGGCAAACCGGAAAAAACCGCCCCGACGTGCTGATTGTGGGCAGAGGCGGCGGCTCGCTGGAAGACCTTTGGGCGTTTAATGAAGAATCGGTGGCGCGGGCGATTTTTGCATCGGGAATTCCGATTATCAGCGCAGTGGGACATGAAACCGATATAACGATTGCGGACTTGGTCGCTGATGTTCGCGCGGCCACACCCTCCATGGCGGCTGAGTTGGCTGCGCCTTCGCACGATGAAATTCAGGCCTCCATCGATGGCGCGTTGCAACAAATGGCTTTCAGCATTGCCTCCAAAATCGAGGGCAACTATCGGCAAGTCAATTCCATTTTGGGCAGCTATGCGTTTAACCGTCCGGTTCGCACAATTGAAAACAAGCGGCAGCAGGTTGAAAATCAGATTCAACAGATGGAACGCGGATTGGTGCAAAAATGGATGCAGGCCGATGCGCGCTTTAAGCTGGCCGAGGGAAAGTTATATTTATTAGGTCACGAAAATATTTTGAAACGAGGCTACGCACTGGTTTTAAAAGATGGGAAACCAATTCGTCAGGCAAGTTCGCTTTCAGCGGGCGATTTGGCCAAGCTAAAATTTCAAGACGGCGAAAAAACGGTTC